A stretch of the Halomonas sp. CH40 genome encodes the following:
- a CDS encoding TIGR03643 family protein produces the protein MPSAAIKHFRRLPEDEQSRIIEMAWEDRTPFEAIESLFGLGEPDVIKIMRHQLKPNSFKLWRQRVSGRNTKHKALRSPEVSRAYCPTQYKR, from the coding sequence ATGCCCTCAGCGGCCATCAAGCACTTTCGTCGGCTACCGGAAGATGAACAATCCCGGATCATTGAAATGGCCTGGGAAGACCGCACCCCCTTTGAAGCCATCGAAAGCCTCTTCGGGCTAGGCGAGCCGGACGTGATCAAGATCATGCGTCACCAGCTCAAACCCAACTCGTTCAAGCTCTGGCGCCAACGGGTCAGCGGGCGCAACACCAAACACAAGGCACTGCGCTCACCAGAAGTCAGCCGCGCCTACTGCCCCACCCAGTATAAGCGTTGA
- the aceK gene encoding bifunctional isocitrate dehydrogenase kinase/phosphatase produces MKLSPAYRLATTILHGFDEYRARFKEITRDASRRFCEAAWREAQQASAERINLYEEKVGDTLARMQRTFPHEVMAHCECWREARNHYAQLISQRLDYELAETFFNSLFCSIFHHRHIRNDWMFVYSSREDAAHHSGIELCRRRAVHGDWQGALAWALEGAGFNNPFADLDSDTALGANFLENHLPKAILDADDSQVELLMPVFYRNKGAYLVGRILGGGEQVPLVLPVLHGEGYGEQEGADSRLHLDTVLIETDEVSIIFSFTRAYFQVDVPVPGEFVNYLQQLMPHKPEGELYAAIGFFKHGKTEFFRALNHQVAKREDQFIIAPGVRGMVMAVFVLPSSRTVFKIIKDQFDPVKEMSREDVREKYRLVKRHDRVGRMADTQEFSNFIARQDHFDPECLEHLLEVCASTVYLKGDKVIIKHCYTERMMTPLNIYLEECSEEETLMVLKDYGNAIKQLAAANIFPGDMLLKNFGVTRQKRVIFYDYDEICYLTECNFRHIPKSSYLDGDTGFSVGPNDIFPEEFGPFLFANPKLRERFLELHPELLDADYWQGLQQTIRDGRVIDVYPYRNKQRFAGSVGQLVY; encoded by the coding sequence GTGAAATTATCCCCCGCCTATCGCTTGGCTACGACTATTCTGCACGGTTTTGATGAATACCGGGCACGTTTCAAGGAAATCACCCGGGATGCCAGTCGGCGTTTTTGTGAAGCGGCCTGGCGAGAAGCCCAGCAGGCGTCGGCTGAGCGTATCAACCTGTACGAAGAAAAAGTAGGGGATACGCTGGCGCGCATGCAGCGTACTTTCCCTCATGAAGTCATGGCGCACTGCGAATGCTGGCGCGAGGCACGCAACCACTATGCACAGCTGATCAGCCAACGGCTGGATTACGAGCTGGCGGAAACCTTTTTCAACTCGCTGTTCTGTTCGATTTTCCATCACCGCCATATCCGTAATGACTGGATGTTCGTCTATAGCTCCCGGGAAGACGCCGCGCATCATTCGGGCATTGAGCTGTGTCGGCGCCGCGCAGTTCATGGAGATTGGCAGGGTGCCCTGGCATGGGCGCTGGAAGGCGCTGGCTTTAATAATCCGTTTGCCGACCTGGACAGTGATACTGCCTTGGGCGCAAATTTTCTGGAAAATCATCTCCCCAAGGCGATTTTAGATGCCGATGACAGCCAGGTTGAGCTGTTGATGCCGGTTTTCTATCGTAACAAGGGGGCGTATCTGGTCGGGCGCATCCTGGGCGGCGGCGAGCAGGTGCCGCTGGTGCTGCCGGTGTTGCACGGTGAGGGGTATGGCGAACAGGAGGGCGCTGATTCCCGCCTGCACCTGGATACGGTGTTGATCGAAACCGATGAGGTCTCGATCATCTTCTCATTCACCCGCGCCTACTTTCAGGTGGATGTGCCGGTGCCGGGTGAATTCGTCAACTATCTTCAGCAGCTGATGCCACATAAGCCGGAAGGTGAGCTGTATGCGGCGATTGGTTTTTTCAAGCACGGTAAGACAGAATTTTTCCGTGCCCTGAATCATCAGGTAGCCAAGCGTGAAGACCAGTTCATTATTGCTCCTGGGGTGCGTGGCATGGTGATGGCGGTGTTTGTCTTGCCGTCATCCAGAACGGTGTTCAAGATCATCAAGGACCAGTTTGATCCGGTCAAGGAAATGAGCCGTGAGGATGTGCGCGAAAAATATCGTCTGGTCAAACGCCACGATCGGGTGGGGCGCATGGCGGATACCCAGGAGTTCTCCAATTTCATTGCCCGTCAGGATCACTTTGACCCAGAGTGTCTGGAACATCTGCTGGAGGTGTGTGCGTCAACGGTGTACCTGAAAGGGGATAAGGTCATCATCAAACACTGTTATACCGAGCGGATGATGACGCCTCTGAATATCTATCTGGAGGAGTGCAGCGAAGAAGAGACGCTGATGGTGCTCAAGGATTACGGCAATGCTATCAAGCAGTTGGCTGCGGCGAATATCTTTCCCGGTGATATGTTATTGAAAAATTTTGGTGTGACCCGCCAAAAGCGGGTGATTTTCTACGATTATGATGAGATCTGCTACTTGACCGAATGCAACTTCCGCCATATTCCCAAGTCATCCTATCTGGACGGTGATACCGGGTTTTCGGTGGGGCCTAACGATATTTTCCCGGAAGAATTCGGCCCCTTCCTGTTTGCTAACCCAAAACTGCGTGAACGCTTCCTCGAACTGCACCCGGAGCTTCTGGACGCAGACTATTGGCAGGGGTTGCAGCAGACCATTCGCGACGGGCGTGTGATTGATGTCTACCCCTACCGAAACAAGCAGCGTTTTGCGGGCAGTGTGGGGCAGCTAGTATATTGA
- a CDS encoding NAD-dependent deacylase, protein MAAPHLVVFTGSGISAESGIKTFRASDGLWDNHPVEDVATPGGWRRDPQRVLDFYNQRREQVRKSRPNAAHKALAALEQAGFQVSVITQNIDDLHERAGSRHVLHLHGEILNARSSVDNRMRYPLPKGGIRMGDLCDMGSQLRPDVVWFGESVPLFPEACDIVSEADFLLVVGTSLAVMPAASLLNHVAMETPCVVVDPDADALSPPGVLAINTTAGEGVPALVSQWQRQGSLMLP, encoded by the coding sequence ATGGCAGCACCGCACCTGGTGGTATTTACCGGTTCGGGCATTAGTGCTGAAAGCGGCATCAAGACGTTTCGCGCCAGCGATGGCCTGTGGGATAACCATCCTGTTGAAGACGTGGCAACGCCGGGTGGCTGGCGGCGCGACCCGCAGCGGGTGCTGGATTTTTACAATCAGCGCCGTGAACAGGTGCGCAAGTCTCGCCCCAATGCCGCTCATAAAGCGCTGGCTGCGCTGGAGCAGGCAGGGTTTCAGGTCAGCGTGATTACCCAGAATATCGACGATCTGCATGAACGGGCAGGCTCGCGCCATGTGCTGCATCTGCATGGCGAGATTCTCAATGCCCGCTCGTCGGTGGATAACCGTATGCGTTACCCACTGCCCAAAGGCGGCATCCGGATGGGGGATCTTTGCGATATGGGCAGCCAACTGCGCCCGGATGTGGTGTGGTTCGGCGAATCGGTACCGCTGTTTCCAGAGGCCTGCGATATTGTCAGTGAGGCTGATTTTTTGCTGGTGGTCGGCACCTCGCTGGCGGTCATGCCAGCGGCATCGCTTTTGAACCATGTGGCCATGGAAACGCCCTGTGTCGTTGTTGACCCTGATGCAGATGCCCTCAGCCCGCCCGGGGTGCTGGCCATCAACACGACAGCAGGTGAAGGCGTGCCCGCGCTGGTCAGTCAGTGGCAGCGCCAGGGCAGCCTGATGCTGCCTTGA
- a CDS encoding DUF1653 domain-containing protein produces the protein MTLPAPGIYRHYKGALYEVLGTAQHSESEEPLVVYRALYGDYGLWVRPLDMFTESVTRDGQPQPRFALEKPF, from the coding sequence ATGACACTCCCAGCTCCAGGGATCTACCGCCACTATAAAGGCGCACTTTACGAAGTGCTGGGAACGGCGCAGCATAGCGAAAGTGAAGAGCCGCTGGTGGTTTATCGGGCGCTCTACGGCGATTACGGCCTCTGGGTACGTCCGCTTGATATGTTTACCGAAAGCGTGACCAGGGACGGTCAACCCCAGCCGCGTTTTGCTCTTGAGAAGCCATTTTAA
- a CDS encoding DTW domain-containing protein gives MSDSENGERDPATGHPRPPRREFKARGSFVTRCEGCNLPELNCLCPYQVKADSIAQVWLLTHSIEHFKPTNTGRLIGDVLTQTRVFTWYRTAPDEELAALLEDPRYAPFVIFPDDQPDYAERVVDINAVHAVKQQARIPVFVILDGTWRQARRMFRKSPYLDALPVLPLRTERETRYRLRKPASKAHLCTAEVAIELLRQSGDENAADVLDDYFDVFNDSYAESRYYRKIAQPTAAMQRLLDRKG, from the coding sequence ATGTCTGATTCAGAGAATGGCGAACGTGACCCCGCTACCGGGCATCCACGTCCACCGCGGCGTGAATTCAAGGCGCGAGGCAGTTTTGTCACACGTTGCGAAGGGTGTAATCTTCCTGAGCTCAACTGCCTGTGCCCTTACCAAGTAAAAGCGGATAGCATCGCCCAGGTATGGCTATTGACTCACTCTATTGAGCATTTCAAACCCACCAATACGGGACGGTTAATTGGGGATGTGTTGACGCAAACCAGAGTGTTTACCTGGTATCGCACCGCGCCGGACGAAGAATTGGCAGCGCTGCTTGAAGACCCACGCTACGCGCCTTTTGTGATATTTCCTGATGACCAGCCTGATTACGCAGAACGCGTGGTCGATATTAACGCCGTGCATGCGGTGAAGCAGCAAGCACGTATTCCGGTGTTTGTGATTTTAGATGGCACGTGGCGCCAGGCGCGGCGGATGTTTCGCAAAAGCCCTTATTTGGATGCGCTGCCGGTATTGCCGCTGCGCACCGAGCGGGAGACTCGCTATCGGCTCCGCAAACCTGCCTCTAAAGCGCACCTGTGTACGGCAGAAGTGGCTATTGAGCTGCTGCGCCAAAGTGGCGATGAGAATGCTGCTGATGTGCTAGACGATTACTTTGATGTCTTTAACGATAGCTATGCAGAGAGCCGCTACTATCGCAAAATTGCTCAACCAACCGCTGCCATGCAGCGGTTGTTAGATCGCAAGGGGTAG
- a CDS encoding RecQ family ATP-dependent DNA helicase: protein MTMTTPQQTLKNVFGFDDFRGGQQAVVENILNGHSAAAIFATGAGKSLCYQLPALHLPHLTLVVSPLLALMQDQLAFLQRLGIAAASIDSTQDRDTARDVMERARRGELKILMISVERLKNERFRHFLRQVRISLMVVDEAHCLSEWGHNFRPDYLKLAVYQQEFAIPQVLLLTATATPAVIADMREKFAIAEEHVTTTGFYRPNLTLWVTPAMENRQQQLIEWLAPQMQPGNQAPTIIYVTLQQTAEQLAKALSAQGIAAQAYHAGLDSARREAIQHQFMQGESPCIVATIAFGMGIDKGNIRNVVHFDLPKSIENYSQEIGRAGRDGQPAICLTLAGRDGLRVLENFVYGDTPEYAGICRLLEEIQSAARTPDRQWEVLLNTLSRDTNIRLLPLKTLLVRLEMHAIIAPRFAFLAEYRLRYHVAPEALINRFEGERAVFVRLLVDNIPIARTWGTVDFDRLHQAGQAGQIDASHARVITALEYFQEKGWLTLEGKRMTDVYDIRQPDFSIETLARQLYDDCLMRERAEIERLNAMLALFEFDTCLTRRLAEHFGDTTFDAPPDTAQGRCGHCSVCNGQPARLPEAPPLPGLTEADVNRYAATFIERHTTQLGQPPNAQRLAHFLCGLSMPVFTPLKARSINGFGVFEQRGYRDVRKWASGFLEAS, encoded by the coding sequence ATGACGATGACGACACCGCAGCAGACGCTGAAAAATGTATTCGGGTTTGATGACTTTCGCGGCGGCCAGCAGGCGGTGGTCGAGAATATTCTGAATGGGCATTCGGCGGCGGCCATTTTTGCCACCGGTGCGGGTAAGTCACTGTGTTATCAGTTGCCTGCGCTGCACCTGCCGCATCTGACCCTGGTGGTGTCGCCACTGTTGGCGCTGATGCAGGATCAGCTCGCCTTCCTCCAACGCCTGGGCATTGCGGCGGCCAGTATTGATTCTACTCAGGATCGCGACACGGCGCGTGATGTGATGGAGCGCGCCCGGCGTGGCGAGCTGAAAATTCTGATGATCTCGGTAGAACGGCTGAAAAACGAGCGTTTTCGCCACTTTTTGCGCCAGGTGCGTATTTCCCTGATGGTGGTGGATGAAGCTCACTGCTTATCTGAATGGGGGCATAACTTTCGCCCGGATTACCTCAAGCTGGCGGTTTATCAACAAGAGTTTGCGATTCCCCAGGTATTGCTGCTCACCGCCACGGCAACGCCTGCAGTCATTGCCGATATGCGCGAAAAATTTGCCATTGCCGAGGAGCACGTCACCACCACCGGTTTTTACCGGCCCAACCTGACGCTGTGGGTGACGCCAGCCATGGAAAACCGCCAGCAGCAGTTGATTGAGTGGCTAGCGCCGCAGATGCAGCCAGGTAATCAAGCGCCCACCATTATTTACGTGACCCTGCAACAAACGGCCGAGCAGCTGGCCAAGGCGCTTAGTGCCCAGGGGATTGCAGCCCAGGCCTACCATGCGGGGCTGGATTCTGCTCGCCGAGAGGCTATTCAGCACCAGTTCATGCAGGGGGAATCGCCCTGCATTGTGGCCACTATTGCCTTTGGTATGGGTATTGATAAAGGCAACATCCGCAACGTGGTACATTTTGATCTGCCCAAATCGATCGAAAACTACAGCCAGGAAATTGGTCGGGCTGGGCGCGATGGCCAGCCAGCGATCTGCCTGACCCTCGCCGGGCGTGATGGCTTGCGCGTGCTGGAGAACTTTGTATACGGCGATACCCCTGAGTACGCCGGTATTTGCCGCCTGCTGGAAGAGATACAGTCAGCGGCGCGAACGCCGGATCGCCAATGGGAAGTGCTGCTGAATACCCTTTCGCGGGATACCAATATCCGCCTGCTGCCGCTGAAAACCCTGTTGGTGCGTCTGGAAATGCACGCCATCATTGCCCCGCGCTTTGCGTTCCTGGCGGAATACCGGCTGCGCTACCATGTGGCACCCGAAGCGCTGATCAACCGCTTTGAAGGTGAGCGAGCGGTCTTTGTGCGCCTGCTGGTCGATAACATTCCGATTGCCCGCACCTGGGGAACCGTGGATTTTGATCGCCTGCACCAGGCCGGGCAGGCAGGCCAGATTGACGCCTCCCACGCCCGGGTGATTACCGCCCTTGAATACTTCCAGGAAAAAGGCTGGCTGACCCTGGAAGGCAAACGGATGACCGATGTTTATGACATCCGCCAGCCTGATTTTTCCATCGAGACGCTTGCCCGTCAGCTATACGATGACTGCCTGATGCGCGAGCGCGCCGAGATCGAACGGCTTAATGCCATGCTGGCGCTGTTTGAATTTGATACCTGCCTGACGCGGCGCCTGGCGGAGCACTTTGGCGACACTACCTTTGATGCGCCACCAGATACCGCCCAGGGCCGCTGCGGCCATTGTTCGGTATGTAACGGCCAACCCGCTCGGCTGCCCGAAGCGCCACCTCTGCCCGGTTTAACCGAGGCTGATGTCAACCGCTACGCGGCCACTTTTATTGAACGCCACACGACCCAGTTGGGCCAGCCACCCAACGCCCAGCGGCTGGCCCACTTTCTATGCGGCCTGAGCATGCCGGTGTTTACCCCGCTCAAAGCTCGCAGCATTAACGGTTTTGGCGTGTTTGAGCAGCGCGGCTACCGCGATGTGCGTAAATGGGCGTCGGGGTTTCTGGAAGCAAGCTGA
- a CDS encoding TrkH family potassium uptake protein, translating to MSLRVILRILGLLLMLFSLTMLPPILISLWFRDGVWEAFLIGIAITVLTGLILYLPNRRAHKELRIRDGFIIAAMFWTVLALFGSLPLMLFGADSLSITDAVFESFSGLTTTGATVITGIDFLPESILYYRQQLQWLGGMGIVVLAVAILPTLGVGGMALYRTEIPGPLKDSKLTPRITETAKALWYIYAALTVTCMVAYMAAGMNWFDALGHSFSTVAIGGFSTYDASIGHFDSATIELICVAFMLISALSFSLHFMAWREKSLSHYFQDPEARFLLLFLLGLTTITVVSLWLTGTYDTQLGLRHGLFEVVSVATTAGFAVADFSAWPGALPFLLFMAAFVGGCSGSTGGGMKVIRIILIIKQGMREVMRLIHPNAVIAVKVGKVSVPDGIAQAVWGFFSAYVMLFFLMLVGVMATGVDQVTAWSTVGSALNNLGPALGEASGHYGNLPTLAKWILVLAMLLGRLEIFTILVLFTPAFWRR from the coding sequence ATGAGCCTAAGGGTGATATTGCGGATTCTGGGGCTGTTGCTGATGCTATTCAGCCTGACCATGCTGCCGCCCATACTGATTTCGTTATGGTTTCGCGATGGCGTCTGGGAAGCCTTCCTGATTGGCATTGCCATCACGGTGCTGACGGGCCTGATACTTTATTTGCCCAACCGCCGCGCCCATAAGGAACTGCGTATTCGCGACGGTTTTATTATCGCCGCCATGTTCTGGACGGTACTGGCGCTGTTTGGTTCGCTGCCGCTGATGCTGTTCGGCGCTGATTCGCTATCGATTACCGATGCGGTGTTCGAGTCCTTTTCCGGGCTGACCACCACGGGCGCTACGGTGATCACCGGTATCGACTTTCTGCCTGAATCGATTCTCTATTATCGCCAGCAGCTGCAATGGCTGGGCGGAATGGGGATTGTGGTGCTTGCCGTTGCGATTCTGCCAACGCTGGGCGTGGGTGGCATGGCGCTCTACCGCACAGAAATCCCCGGGCCGCTGAAAGACTCCAAGCTGACCCCGCGCATTACCGAAACCGCCAAGGCGCTATGGTATATCTACGCAGCGCTGACCGTGACCTGCATGGTGGCCTATATGGCGGCCGGCATGAACTGGTTTGACGCCCTGGGGCACAGCTTCTCGACCGTGGCGATTGGCGGTTTTTCCACCTACGATGCCAGCATCGGGCATTTTGACAGCGCGACCATTGAGCTGATCTGCGTCGCCTTCATGCTGATTTCCGCCTTGAGTTTCAGCCTGCACTTTATGGCCTGGCGAGAAAAAAGCCTAAGCCACTATTTTCAGGATCCGGAAGCACGTTTTTTACTGCTCTTCCTGCTGGGTCTGACGACGATCACTGTGGTGTCTCTCTGGCTAACCGGCACTTACGATACTCAACTCGGCCTGCGCCACGGCTTGTTCGAAGTGGTTTCTGTGGCGACGACCGCCGGTTTTGCAGTGGCTGATTTTTCTGCCTGGCCAGGCGCTCTGCCCTTTCTGCTGTTTATGGCCGCCTTTGTGGGCGGCTGCTCCGGCTCTACCGGCGGCGGCATGAAGGTGATCCGCATCATTCTGATTATCAAGCAGGGTATGCGTGAGGTCATGCGCCTGATTCACCCTAATGCGGTCATTGCCGTCAAGGTTGGCAAGGTCAGCGTGCCTGATGGCATTGCCCAGGCCGTCTGGGGATTTTTCTCGGCCTACGTCATGCTGTTTTTCCTGATGCTGGTAGGCGTCATGGCCACCGGAGTGGATCAGGTAACCGCCTGGTCGACGGTTGGCTCAGCGCTTAACAACCTCGGCCCTGCACTGGGAGAGGCCAGCGGCCACTACGGCAACCTGCCGACCCTGGCCAAGTGGATTCTGGTCTTGGCCATGCTGCTGGGTCGCCTGGAGATTTTCACTATTCTGGTGCTGTTTACCCCGGCTTTCTGGCGGCGTTGA
- the trkA gene encoding Trk system potassium transporter TrkA → MKIIILGAGQVGGTLAEHLAREENDITVIDTDADRLRELHTKLDIRTVTGPGSYPMVLRQAGCEDADMLIAVTSADEINMIACQVAHTLFRTPTKIARVRATAYLTRKGLFAHEAIPIDVLISPEQVVTDHVRRLIEHPGALQVLEFAGGLVQLVAVKAFYGGPLVGQDLAFLRRHMPNVDTRVAAIYRRNRPIIPRGDTVIEADDEVFFIAARRDIRAVMSELRRVERDFRRVVIAGGGNIGERLAEHLEHSHQVKIIEHSLERCTTLSERLDRTVVLHGSATSKRLLEEENIEDCDIFCALTNDDEVNIMSSLLAKRLGAKKVLTLINNAAYVDLVQGGDIDIAISPQQATIGSLLTHVRRGDIVNVHSLRRGAAEAIEAIAHGDKQSSRVVGRTIGDIDLPEGTTIGAIVRGKDVLIAHDNVMVESGDHVILFVIDKRRIRDVERLFQVGLTFF, encoded by the coding sequence ATGAAAATTATCATCCTCGGTGCTGGCCAGGTGGGCGGCACGCTGGCAGAACATCTCGCGCGTGAAGAAAATGACATCACCGTGATTGATACCGACGCAGACAGGCTGCGCGAGCTGCACACCAAGCTGGATATTCGCACCGTGACAGGGCCGGGCTCCTACCCCATGGTATTGCGCCAGGCCGGCTGTGAAGACGCCGATATGCTGATCGCCGTGACCAGCGCCGATGAAATCAACATGATTGCCTGTCAGGTCGCTCACACCCTGTTTCGCACCCCGACCAAGATTGCTCGAGTGCGCGCCACCGCCTACCTGACGCGTAAAGGGTTATTTGCCCACGAAGCCATTCCGATTGATGTACTGATCAGCCCCGAGCAGGTGGTGACCGACCATGTGCGCCGCCTGATTGAACACCCTGGTGCCCTTCAGGTGCTGGAGTTTGCCGGCGGTCTGGTGCAATTGGTGGCCGTCAAAGCCTTTTATGGTGGCCCTCTGGTCGGCCAGGATCTGGCTTTTCTGCGCCGCCATATGCCCAATGTGGACACTCGGGTAGCGGCCATCTATCGGCGGAACCGCCCTATTATTCCCCGTGGGGATACCGTCATCGAGGCAGATGACGAAGTGTTTTTTATCGCCGCCCGCCGTGATATCCGTGCGGTAATGAGCGAACTGCGCCGCGTTGAGCGTGACTTCAGACGCGTGGTGATTGCTGGCGGTGGCAATATCGGTGAGCGCCTGGCCGAACACCTTGAGCATAGCCACCAGGTCAAGATTATCGAACATAGCCTGGAGCGTTGCACCACCCTTTCCGAGCGGCTCGACCGCACTGTGGTGCTGCATGGGAGTGCCACCAGCAAGCGCCTGTTGGAAGAAGAAAATATCGAAGACTGCGATATTTTCTGTGCGCTGACCAATGATGACGAAGTCAATATCATGTCGTCACTGCTGGCCAAACGTCTGGGCGCCAAGAAAGTCCTGACCCTGATCAACAATGCTGCTTATGTGGATCTGGTGCAGGGGGGCGACATTGATATCGCCATTTCGCCCCAGCAGGCCACTATTGGCAGCCTTTTGACCCACGTGCGACGTGGCGATATTGTCAATGTCCACTCCCTGCGGCGTGGCGCCGCTGAGGCCATTGAAGCCATCGCCCATGGTGACAAGCAGTCTTCTCGGGTGGTGGGCCGGACCATTGGCGATATCGACCTGCCTGAAGGCACCACCATCGGTGCCATTGTGCGCGGCAAGGACGTACTGATTGCCCACGATAACGTCATGGTCGAATCCGGTGATCACGTCATTCTGTTTGTCATCGACAAACGCCGCATCCGCGACGTGGAACGCCTGTTCCAGGTTGGCCTGACGTTCTTCTGA
- a CDS encoding class I SAM-dependent methyltransferase has product MLNSTDWNRLRYTAYAPLYDAVAERALRRPRRISVGQIDWQPGMRVLLIGAGTGLDIPFIPPDIELHATDLCPAMVRRSQQRAQALRRDVACQVMDAEALAYPDGHFDVVIMHLIIAVMPDPVRGLAEAHRVLSDDGQLGVMDKFQPDDHPAGALRRGFNVVTSALATDITRQATPLLNNAGFNIRHDEPVMMNGLFRALLAAKQATPDATH; this is encoded by the coding sequence ATGCTCAACTCAACCGATTGGAACCGTTTGCGCTATACGGCTTATGCGCCCCTCTATGATGCCGTTGCCGAACGCGCACTGCGTCGCCCAAGGCGGATTTCCGTTGGCCAGATAGACTGGCAGCCGGGCATGCGGGTGCTGTTGATCGGGGCGGGTACGGGCCTGGATATACCCTTCATCCCCCCGGATATTGAGCTGCATGCCACCGATCTATGCCCGGCCATGGTCAGGCGCAGCCAGCAGCGCGCTCAAGCGTTGCGCCGCGACGTGGCCTGTCAGGTAATGGATGCTGAAGCGCTGGCCTATCCGGATGGCCATTTTGATGTAGTGATCATGCACCTGATTATCGCCGTTATGCCCGACCCGGTGCGGGGCCTGGCGGAAGCTCACCGCGTGCTCAGCGATGACGGCCAACTAGGTGTGATGGACAAATTTCAGCCCGACGACCACCCTGCCGGAGCGCTGCGTCGCGGCTTCAACGTGGTAACCTCGGCACTGGCCACTGATATCACCCGCCAGGCGACCCCACTGCTAAACAACGCCGGTTTCAACATCCGTCACGACGAACCCGTGATGATGAACGGCCTGTTCCGCGCCCTGCTGGCCGCTAAGCAAGCAACGCCTGACGCCACTCACTGA
- a CDS encoding TraB/GumN family protein, which yields MSLTDSLSNSDSSTLPATSGPLKTLTVGNTRYTLLGTAHVSAESADDVTKLIDTGAFDAVAIELCDARHHNMANPEAMGEQDLFQVFKQGKAGMVAASLALGAFQQRIADQSGIEPGAEMRAAVEQAQRRKLPLLLIDRDVGITLKRIYRNVPWWQRFSLFSGLLGSVLSRQDVSHEDIEKLKEGDMLEATFSEFAAQSEALYTPLIRERDRYMALRLAEDAPPGRYQHVLVVLGAGHLKGTGEHLEAPLPEQPSTERQALEHSPPPGKFWKLLPWLITALVLTGFAIGFSRNTDLGWQLVLEWFLINGVLSGAATIAALAHPVTVIATFFAAPLTSLNPTIGAGFVAAGVELYMRKPKVRDFSTLRHDVTQLKGWWKNRVSRTLLVFIMATLGSAAGTWIAGFRIAGTLFGQPT from the coding sequence ATGAGTCTCACTGATTCCTTATCAAATTCCGATTCAAGTACCTTGCCCGCGACCAGCGGGCCGCTCAAGACCCTGACCGTTGGCAATACTCGGTACACCTTGCTGGGCACCGCCCATGTGTCGGCGGAAAGTGCCGATGATGTCACCAAACTGATCGACACCGGCGCCTTTGATGCAGTAGCCATCGAGCTATGTGATGCCCGCCACCACAATATGGCCAACCCCGAGGCCATGGGCGAGCAGGATCTGTTTCAGGTGTTCAAGCAGGGCAAGGCTGGCATGGTCGCGGCCAGCCTTGCCCTGGGGGCTTTCCAGCAACGTATTGCCGACCAGTCAGGCATTGAGCCAGGGGCTGAAATGCGTGCCGCCGTTGAACAGGCACAGCGCCGCAAGCTGCCTCTGCTGCTGATCGACCGGGATGTAGGTATCACCCTCAAGCGTATCTACCGCAACGTGCCCTGGTGGCAGCGTTTTTCACTGTTTTCTGGCCTGCTGGGCAGCGTCCTGTCACGTCAGGATGTCTCTCATGAGGATATCGAGAAGCTCAAGGAAGGCGATATGCTGGAGGCCACCTTCAGTGAGTTCGCCGCCCAGTCAGAAGCCCTTTATACGCCCCTGATCCGCGAGCGTGACCGCTATATGGCGCTGCGCCTGGCCGAGGATGCACCGCCGGGACGCTACCAGCATGTACTGGTGGTGCTGGGGGCAGGCCACTTGAAGGGCACGGGTGAGCACCTGGAAGCACCGCTTCCCGAACAGCCGTCCACCGAGCGTCAGGCGCTGGAGCATTCCCCCCCGCCGGGAAAATTCTGGAAACTGCTGCCCTGGCTGATTACCGCTCTGGTACTGACCGGTTTTGCGATTGGTTTTTCGCGCAATACGGATCTCGGCTGGCAACTGGTGCTGGAATGGTTTCTGATCAACGGCGTCTTGTCCGGTGCGGCAACCATTGCCGCCCTGGCGCATCCGGTCACTGTGATTGCCACCTTCTTCGCGGCCCCGTTGACCTCGCTTAACCCGACCATTGGCGCAGGCTTTGTGGCCGCAGGCGTTGAGCTTTACATGCGCAAGCCCAAGGTGCGTGATTTCTCAACCCTGCGCCATGATGTCACCCAGCTCAAAGGTTGGTGGAAAAACCGCGTCTCTCGCACACTGCTGGTGTTTATCATGGCCACCTTAGGCTCAGCGGCGGGCACCTGGATTGCAGGCTTTCGTATTGCAGGCACCCTGTTTGGCCAACCTACCTAA
- a CDS encoding dodecin family protein, which produces MSHHTYKHIELTGSSPAGIEEAVQNALAKAAETVKNMRWLEVTDTRGHIEDGQVAHWQVTIKVGFTLE; this is translated from the coding sequence ATGAGCCATCATACCTACAAGCATATCGAACTTACCGGTTCGTCTCCCGCAGGTATCGAAGAAGCCGTGCAGAACGCCTTGGCCAAGGCCGCAGAAACCGTCAAGAACATGCGCTGGCTTGAAGTCACTGACACCCGTGGCCACATCGAAGATGGTCAGGTAGCCCACTGGCAGGTCACTATCAAGGTAGGCTTTACCCTCGAATGA